In Hyperolius riggenbachi isolate aHypRig1 chromosome 1, aHypRig1.pri, whole genome shotgun sequence, the genomic window CTGTAATTGTAAGCTAGGGGGCATAAGATCAAAGTGCAACAGAATGACAATCCAAAATGTTctacaaaagaaaaacagtagtgTCAAGACACCATAGGTTAAAGAGCCCTGCCCTTTGTGAACCTAGAAGGCCACATAATAGCATATTGTAAATGgcaatattattttaaaaatgctgTGATGATCAAAAACATCATGATCATCATTAGGTAGCAGGCTGTGATTGTCTGAACAATAAGATTCTGTCTTATGCCTgaaatacacgggtcgaccggaggctcaattagccgccggatcgaccccagccacgtccgcgcggatcgattacccctcgcacccgccggcacttccttatcagcgctcgattccctgccattgtccgcaggtgggaatcgagcgggcggggtcgagcggcttgatcgggccagctgaatattatcagctggtcggatcagctggtcgatacacggtacagaaacgtaccgtgtatcaccAGCATTACAgacacattttatgcaaattctATTGGAATTAGGGCTAACCAAATACACTTCCTAATGATTTTGATTGCCCGAATTCCAAGCTGCTTACAATTtgcattaaccctttccaatcaccTGATGGACAGTGAATCATTCCCCCTAGCTCCTTCTGCTGGAGATAGTCCAACATGGCACTTAATGGCTGGCGCCAGGCATGTCCGACACTTTGATCCCCTTCGGCACCACACTGAATTGCGTAATTACATATTATGCAGGCGCTTATGCAGAGCAGAGCTACAGCACGTGACCTGCCGGtggtcctgcccccccccccatatgctgATTGATGGGTTGCCCCACCGCCTCTCCCTTGCACAGATCACTGAGATCACCCATGTCCCTCTGCATAGAgtgctgggggcagtggcgtagcaataggggttgtagaggttgtgactgcaccgggGCCATAGGGGCCCCATGAGACCTTCCCTcacacacagtattagctctctatttgtcctgtgctggtaataattacttctatagatgttaAATAGTTGTAATAattaacaaattgttccccatccccttcttgcacctctgacactgtagttgccattggcaggttttgatgcacagtatcaattgttatgtatagagtgttttggGGTGgaggccgaaacgtcgtgtgttTTATCTTTAGCTATGGGATAATAAATTAAGCATTTGCaaaaaatccaggtggagacccagtctctTTTCTTTTCTCGCAGTTTGGGGGTggagggcaatgtaaaacttgcaccagggcccatagctccttagctacgccactggctggggGGAGGTGGGTGATCTCATaaatggattggaaagggttacatGTGAAATCAATCTAgaataattagcatctcattgaccatctgtagaGAATAGGCCACGGGACTTGGGCAGTGTTTACATattctgatcctgtgtctgtcTTTTGATACTGTCACACTGTCACTAGGGGAAGGTAACAGATGAGTAAAATGTGCTTACAAATATATGGCAGGCTGCCTTAATATCTTGTGATTAATAGTACCTAGTCTGGCATGGGTCACAGCCCCATTTTATAGGAgctctctgcccaccaacagTTTCAGGAGTGCCAGAGTAAGTGCAGCCTGGGACGTTCACCAATTTCACAAAGGCACTCCAGTCATTTATCAGTTGTGTTACGTTTATGTATTTCACTAGTGGAAACTTTTGTTTAACAGAACACTTATCCATAACTACACCATTAGATAAGTAAGATGTTCACTGTGTCACACAGAATAGGAAGGTGAATAATTGGAAGGACAGATGGAGGAATAGTAAATATTTATTTACCATAAAGGGGAAGTGAGTGTGGACTTTGGTCTCTCATTTACACTCGCAGCACTTACTGTGAGGCGTGTACACCAATGTGTTTTACACGCCTGTTTTTAGAGCAAAAGGACAACGGAAGTGAGAAGCTGCcataatgtatttccttttaaacaataccagttcactggctgccctgttgatctatttggctgcagctgtgtctgaataacaccagaagcaagcatgcagctaattcagtcagttctgacaattttgtcaaacaccagatctgctgcatgcttgttcggggtctataactaaaaatattaaaggcagaggatcagcaggatagctaggcaactggtattgcctaaaaggtaatacatatggcagcctccatatccctttcactatggttgtcctttaaggctcgtacacacacccaacaaagTGCACGGCCAGCACCATGACATGACTGACCCCACGACATAACGTTAACTTGACTTGTATTTTCTGcgcaccaaccaactaaacaaccaacacaCACATACTGTGTGCACAAGCAAAATGGTGGACTGCACAACAtggctgcattcaaaacaagtacgttGTTCAAATGACGTAGTACACACTTTGCCACCTGTACAATATCAGCCCATTAGTCGTATGAGTTGATCAGCTGGATGAATCgggcaaactgcctgttatcagtccCTCATCTAGTCGTTTGCCACATGTACATACACCTGATTGTCTTCCAACCGATCAAAATTAGACGACCATCAGGCAGTTTGGttgagcgtgtgtacgggcccTTAGACTATATATTCCCCTCCAGCAGTGCACTCTATGCCACAAAGTGATGGTGCTGGCCTACAGCCTACATACATCGCTAGAAGTGTGTTTTTTTGCTTGATGGCTTGCTGGAATCGTTCTTGTGTTGGTTGGATGGCAGGCAGTTTAATAATTCCCAGGCGCAGATCATGACACTGGCTGCAGAAGCTGCACACATGCACAGGCTGAAGACATTCTTAATAGTTGAGTTTATGTCTGTGCAGAAGACAAAGGGTTCACACATGGCTGTGTGACAATGAATTGTCCTTCGGTGTATAAACCCTTCTGTTACTTTATAGAAAGTTAGGATAAAGAGGCCCTCTATAAGAATCCTACTTATCAGTCCTAGAATATGTAATTTCATCTGAACAGTCTTCCTCCTAAGCTGAGCATGCAGCCACCCTTCCTTAGCCTGGTAGCCTGAGCGAGTGAGGAAGGCCACACACATAGCATGTGTAACTAAGGCCACAGTCTGCAAAGAGAATAGATTGAATGAGGAAATTGGTGAAAACTCATCAAAGCAGCTAGGCTTGCAGAGGATTCTTGTGGAGTTGCAAATGAAGTTCTTCTCTTCATCTTGCCATATTGTCCGACAACCAACTAGCAAAAGTCCACACCGAACGCAGAAGAGGACAACTAGGCAAACCCGACTTAAACGTGAGGTGAGCGATGAGGTTCCACTCAGCATGCAGGTGGCCGTTTCCACTTCCTGAAATGCTTCACTGGACATGGCCATGTTGGACTGTCTGGAAAAGAACATAActataaatatcattaacaatataacattttattttctggttgaacttgatggacgtttgtctttttttcagcccaaataactatgtaactaagagcAATACTATAGACTAGATTAACTATTTGAAGGTAAACTCCAGGAAGGGTTGTGTGCCAGCCAGAAAGTAGAAAGGCATGATTCACAACTTTCTGAGGTGAGGAGGGTTACCTTtcaatgaaaataaatatttggTTAAAAGGCCACAACTCCAGTCCTGTTTCCATAGGTGTGATTTTCTAAAGTAAGGGAAGTGCACAACAATGTAATCCCTCACCATAGTGCTGTTGTGATCACATAAGcactagttaaagaggaactgtgaccaaggattgaacttcataccaatcagtagctgataccctttttccaatgagaaatcttttccttttcttgaatagataatcaggggggtctgtatggctgatattgtggtgaaacccctcccatagtgtgatgttagGACCTAGGGCCTGACAGTTTACTGGctgtgagcctcattgcattgtgagaaataacggctttttccaaatgccaagcaaccagtatctccctctgtgcatatgtatatctataaaaaaaaaccttttagcctatcgtaaTTGTCAGTGGGTGTGGTAATAGAtagtggcagttggtgctgtctagtttttttcatgtctgtcagtagtaaagatgattacgtgaaGACTGATCGTGGATCAAACAAtttaaacaaattacatggcaaatatcaatgatttcttgatctctcttctattttttttaatggctcactgtaatgtattgatttttttccccttttcgctaaaattcctctttaagttgcaGTGGATACTGGAAAGAGCAAGTCAAGTTACGCTGCCCATCTCCCCTAGCAGGAAGTTTGAATAAGGCTGTTGTCCAAAgcattggaggagaaaaaaatgtGGACGGAGGCTTAGGTAGCTTTTGCAGAATGTTTCCCAATGTTATGAACCATCTGGGTTGGTATTACCCTAGAAACAGAGCTCCACCTCAGTGGGTTCTGTAGCCCCTAGCATATGCCAGCTTACACCCCTACAAACTATAACTGCATTATGCAGCACCTTAGCCCCAGGCTTCAGTTTGGACcaccattattatttatatagccctaacatcttctgcagtgctgtacagagtatattgttttgtcacttaattTCCCTCCaagggtctcacaatctaatccctaccatagtccaatgtatgtatagtgtagtgtatgtattgtagtctaggggcaattttagggggaagccaattaaccacttcccgaccgcctaacgcacaggggcggccgggaagtggagtccgcaaggaccagctcacccacagaggcggcggtccttgtaagggcatgggcggagcgatcgtgtcatccgtgacgcgatcctccgccggcgcctgtcaccactcacccgccgcaacatcccgccggccttacggaagcgccggcgggatgttaacccgacgatcgccgcatacaaagtgtataatacactttgtaatgtttacaaagtgtattatacaggctgcctcctgccctggtggtcccaatgtccgagggaccaccagggcaggctgcagccaccctatgtcgcacccaagcacactgatttctcccccccctgccccagatcgcccacagcacccctcagacccccccccctgcccaccccccagacccctgtttgcacccaatcacccccctaatcacccatcaatcactccctgtcactatctgtaaacgctattttttttatccccccctgccccctcctgatcacccccccacccctcagattctccccagacccccccccctccctgtgtactgtatgcatctatccccctgatcacctatcaatcacccatcaatcaccccctgtcactgccacacatcaatcaccccctaacctgccccttgcgggtaatctgatcacccatccacaccattagatcgcccacagatccgacgtcagatcacctcccaagtgcagtgtttacatctgttatctaccctaaacacccactaattacccatcaatcaccccctatcaccacctgtcactgttacccatcagatcagaccctaatctgccccttgcgggcacccaatcacccgcctacatgctcagattgccctcagaccccccttatcaattcgccagtgcaatatttacatctgtgcttccctgtaataacccactgatcacctgtcaatcacccatcaatcaccccctgtcactgccacccatcaatcaccccctggcactgccacccatcaattaccccctgtcactgccactcattaatcagcccctaacctgccccttgcgggcaatctgatcactcacccacaccaatagttcgcctgcagatccgacgtcagatcacctcccaagtgcagtgtttatatctgttctctaccctaaacacccactaattacccatcaatcaccccctgtcactgctacctatcagattagacccctatctgcccctagggcactcaatcacccgcccacaccctcagaatgccctcaggccccagccctgatcacctcgccagtgcattgcttgcatctattcccccctctaatcacaccttgagacacccatcaatcacctcctgtcaccccccctagcactcctatccatcagatcaggcccaatacaacctgtcatctaaaaggccaccctgcatatgaccggttccacaaaattcgccccctcatagaccacctgtcatcaaaatttgcagatgcttatacccctgaacagtcatttttagacatttggtttccatactactcacggttttgggcccgtaaaatgccagggcggtataggaaccccacaaactgaacccattttagaaaaaagacaccccaatgtattctgttaggtgtatgacgagttcatagaagattttattttttgtcaaaagttagcggaaattgatttttttttctttcacaaagtgtcatttttcactaacttgtgacaaaaaataaaatcttctatgaactcgccatacacctaacggaataccttggggtgtcttctttctaaaatggggtcacttgtggggttcctatactgccctggcattttaggggccctaaaccgtgaggagtagtctagaaaacaaatgcctcaaaatgacctgtgattaggacgttgggccccttagcgcacctaggctgcaaaaaagtgtcacacatgtggtatcgccgtactcaggagaagtagtataatgtgttttggggtgtatttttacacatacccatgctgggtgggagaaatctctctgtaaatggacaattgtgtgtaaaaaaaatcaaacaattgtcatttacagagatatttctcccacccagcatgggtatgtgtaaaaatacaccccaaaacacattatactacttctcctgagtacggcaataccacatgtgtaacacttttttacaccctaagtacgctaaggggcccaaagtcatttggtttcaagactactcctcacggtttagggcccctaaaatgccagggcagtataggaaccccacaaatgaccccattctagaaagaagacacccaaacgtattccgttaggagtatggtgagttcatagaagattttattttttgtcacaagttagcggaaattgatttctattggtttttttcacaaagtgtcattttccgctaacttgtgacaaaaaataaaatcttctatgaactcaccgtactactaccggaataccttggggtgtcttctttctaaaatggggtcatttgtggggttcctctactgtcctggcattttaggggccctaaaccttgaggagtagtcttgaaacgaaatttctcaaaatgacctgtgaaatcctaaaggtactcattggactttgggccccttagcgcagttaggatgcaaaaaagtgccacacatgtggtaacgccgtactcaggagaagtagtataatgtgttttggggtgtatttttacacatacccatgctgagtgggagaaagatctctgtaaatggacaatagtgtgtaaaaaaaataaaaaaattgtcatttacagagatatttctcccacccagcatcggtatgtgtaaaaatacaccccaaaacacattatactacttctcctgagtacggcaataccacatgtgtggcacttttttgcagcctaactgcgctaaggggcccaaagtccaatgagcacctttaggctttacaggggtgcttacaaattagcacccccc contains:
- the LOC137549719 gene encoding gap junction beta-1 protein-like encodes the protein MAMSSEAFQEVETATCMLSGTSSLTSRLSRVCLVVLFCVRCGLLLVGCRTIWQDEEKNFICNSTRILCKPSCFDEFSPISSFNLFSLQTVALVTHAMCVAFLTRSGYQAKEGWLHAQLRRKTVQMKLHILGLISRILIEGLFILTFYKVTEGFIHRRTIHCHTAMCEPFVFCTDINSTIKNVFSLCMCAASAASVMICAWELLNCLPSNQHKNDSSKPSSKKTHF